The following is a genomic window from Hyperolius riggenbachi isolate aHypRig1 chromosome 4, aHypRig1.pri, whole genome shotgun sequence.
AAGAACTGTGGCCTCAGTATGGATGGTGGATAGCATCATCACCTCCCGCTTGTCGTGGAACTTTAATGCCAGGAGCTCTTCAGATCTGAGTGCGTAGGACTCTCCTCTGCATAGTTTTTTATTTACTACCTGTGGGGGGAGGCCTTTACGGTTTGCTCTCACCGTCCCACATGCGCCAGTCTGGACTGAGAAGAGGAACTTGAACAGTGGCACACTTGTATAAAAGTTGTCCAAGTAGACGTGGTAGCCTTGGTGGAGAAGTGGATTCAGTAGGTCCACCACTATTTTGCCACTGGTGCTAATGTACTCAGGGCACCCAGCTGGCTGCATAATGGAGTCTTTGCCTTCATAAATTTTAAAAGTGAAGGTATAGCCAGTGCCACTCTCGCATGCCCTATAAATTTTCACCCCACATCTTGCcctcttgcttgggatgtactgtttcatGGAAAGTCTCCCATGAAACGGTTCCAGGGATTCGTCCACAGCTATTTCCCGGTGTGGGGTATATACATCCATGAACACTGCACTTAGGTGGGTCAACAGGGGTCTTAATTTAAACAGTCTGTCATGGTCAGGGTCGGTATGATTCACACTTTGCGTGTTGTCATTTAGGTGAAAAAACTTTGACAACAGCTCAAAACGCTGCCTGCGCATTATTGCTGGATAGAGGGGTGCATTATGATAAAGGTCCCTGGACCAGTACATTTTTATCTGGGGCTTTGGGGTGATGCTCATGCTGAGCGTGAGGCCTACATAAGCCTTCATTTCAGGCACGTTGGTGGGGTGCCATTTTCTGGTGATATAGTTGGTGGGGTGGTCAGCTAAAAATTGTagagcaaataaattagtttgctctactaaatgctcccacattgcctctgtcatgaaaagctggaaaatgtcaattggtgcctgattgacaatgggcactgacacaccagcggtggctgtgaagggtgggatgttgggcgcagcataattagggggttcccaggtgccatttaacatatgaagcggtacctcctgcctgcgaggtacctgtggctgcctaccctgtctgcgcctagctccccctggcgcactgctgctagcagcagcggggttgcccacggagccctctgctgggttgcccacggagccctctgctgggttgcccacggagcccgatgCTGGGTCGCCCACGGAGCCCGATGCTGGGTCGCCCACGGAGCCCGATGCTGGGTCGCCCACGGAGTcccctgctgtggacagtcctGATGGTCCCTCATCAGCGGACTCAGGACTTGGGTCCCTCCTTAAGCGGCGTGATGGCGGCCCTTCGGACTCTGAAGATTCAGATCCTGAACCAGAGCTGGACGGAGGGAGCCAATCACTACCTGACTCATcctcgctgctgctctgctggaggatggcAGCTGCCTCCACCACAGAATAGAGCCTCCTCGCCATTATTTAGAAAGGGATAGATAAAGATGAAAAATATAAAGcgatagaaagattttttttttaaagtgacagttttttttaaaggtttttttttgggggggggggggggggctgtagagGGGGGTTGTAGAGGGGgtagagaggggggggaggacagtagAGTATAGATAGTAACAGATAGGAAGAAAAAGATCACAATAGATCAGTGATCAATAGATCTGTAGGGAATAAATGGCCAAGGAGAGGGAGAATCAGGGATTCTGGGCAGTTatggggttaaaaattcagggatgGGGGGCAAATTTTATTAAAAGAAAGTCCTACCAGtttatctgtcagtctgtctctcagctcctgtcaccacagaacagtgattgatctgtgtgacaggagctgagagacagagagagggaaatgttttatttacaaacattattaagaattcacattgttactggatgtaactatgtgaattctttacttcctttgctctgattggctcagaggaGCGCTGGCTCCTCTTCACCAGACAGATCGGCTTGTCAGTCGCCGGGCACGAGCACGCACAGCGCGCACCACGCGACCATGCGTGCGCACACGCGGAAGTGCGCCTGGACGCGGActctcgtccagatagacttcagCTGCCGCTGCCTGGACGAGCTTGCTCGTCCATATAGGCTGAAGCGGTTAATgatcaaaaaaaccaaaaacacccctattgctacactctATTAAAGAGATGTAATTCTTTTTAAACACAATTCATTTGTGCGTTTTATGACTGCAAATTAaaataaattgcaaaaaaaaaatgaacaaaccataaatgttcTCAATACACATTGTTTCACCTAATATAATCTGCTTGACCAGAAAAACAACACTGCCCAATTATATCTGTCAATCAAGCAAACAAGATGATCAAAACGAGAAAGCTTATCACAGGATAGTAATACATGGCGGAACACTCAGCTGTAAAGCCCATTTCTCAGATTTTTAAATATTCGCTTTAAATAGTGTAGAAAAGGGTTAGAAACTATGGATAGTTAATGgaatgcaaataattccgagtttATGTAAGATTTAGCAATTTTTCTGCTACTCTaaacaacttgaaaatggaccaatcaaatgaagcCATGGTGgaatttaattggtccatttcaagctgcaaacatttgcataacaAGTTTGCATTAATCTGCTTCAACTCAAGATCAAGAAGTGAATGAAAGTACCACAGATGCAGACATGGGAaagtgacaactgaagtgagagggatatgaaggccgccatatttatttcatatttaacctccttagcggtaaccccgtgtgtgacacggggtaagccgccggagggtgtcgctcaggccctgctgggccgatttacataatttttttttgctggacgcagctagcactttgctagctgcgccagcacactgatcgccgctggcccgcgcccgatcgccgctatccgttgcggcgcgcccccccccccaagaccccgtgcgctgcctggccaatcagtgatgAGTCCTGatgactgcctggccaatcagtgatgAGTACGTGACTCCTGATGAGTCACGTActgtgacgaaactagtcgggcgggaCCCTAGACGGCGTGGAGTGCACAGCTAACAGCGGGGCAAACGCGGAAACTACACGGAAGGCTGGCCGCGCGGCAGCCAGACCGGGTAGCTACACTTGGAGAGCCCTCCGGAGGCCAccaatacgggggagagcccgttgaaAAACTCATGCTGTTTTTATCTGGAGAATATTGTAAGTGCAATACATTTTTAAGGCTTTTAGAAACCATACAGTATTACGTTATGTGAGATTTTTTGTTTGGAGGTAACATATCAGCATTATTGGATAAACATCAAGGATTGGCCTAACCCACTAAAGATACAGATCGATAAGGTCGGGGTGACctgggaataaccccaaggcgaGACTAAGACCTAACTGGGGGTCTTAGAAGAGGGTGAGTCCCTTTCCAATATTTGGTGTGGTGGCGGTGAGAACCATATTGGCAATAGAGATGTTGCaaactgttcgctcggcgaacatctctggggcttttactacttccgggtcgctctgacccggagtagtacgcctgcgctgcccggcgaagcgcgtcctagatcgcgctcctgttgccgggcactctctgcgcatgtgcatgacgtcgttcatgacgtcacgcacatgcgcagagagtgcccggcaacaggagcgtgatctaggacgcgcttcgccgggcagcgcaggcgtactactccgggtcagagcgacccggaagtagtaaaagccccatgtattgagagatgttcgccggcgaacggttcgggaaccattcgctacatctctaattggCAATATAAAAGAACTCGTATGAAAGAGAGGTTTTCCCTCCTTCAGAAGCAGGACTGTGTAGCGCTTAATATCAAACCTTAATTTgaactggccaatcagtgccaggcagcgccgaggggtggatcgggactcccaatgacgtcccgacgtcgctgacgtcatccctgcttctttgaacgggatttcctgatcggagatcgccgacggcgatcgaagcgggcggggggatgctgctgagcagcggctatcatgtagcgagccctgggctcgctacatgatttaaaaaaaaataaaaataaaaaaaactgctgcgctgccccctggcggaatttttcataccgccaggggggttaagtggAGGTGGGCACACTAAAAgattttatatttacctggggcttcctccagcccaagagCACCGGATGCGCCCATCGCAAACCTCTCAAGTGACTCAGTTTGCCTGGTATCGGTTCCAGTAATCTGGCTTACTCacgccagtcggctcttctgtgcatgcacggcctttccgcgcatgtgcagaatatCCCGACTGGCGTGGCTGAGCCATTTACCGGAATCAATACCAGGCAAACGGAGGCACCTGGAAGGACAGCAAGGGGCGcattggtgctcatggggctggaggaagccccaggtaagtataaaatcttttagtgtgcccatctcaggtttactttaaagcggaactgccgttagatttaaaaaaaaaacagtttcacttaattggggcttctccaagccccctgcagccaacctgtccCGCGCCAGTCCTCCACGAGCCTCAGTTCTCCcacagccagctactttcggttttgccaccgggccactgcgcctacaCGGCTCTGGCCATGCATATCTTTTGCATTCCAGTGTGCAATAGCACTATTGCAGACAGGAATGCGTAAAAGGATACACTTGGCAGGGCTGcactggcctcgacttacaagtcaggagagctgctgggggcttgcagagttGTAGCATATGTGCGCATatgcatgacgtcatgcacacaACATGCGCAGAGCGTGCCTGGCCACATGCACGTAATAAAGGACGCGCGCCGCCGGGCCAGCACCTGCGTAGTACTGAGGGACCTTGCCAACTCGGAAGAAGTACATAGGCAGGCTGCCCATGGTCTGTTCGCAGTAGAACTGTTCACTACATCTCTAATGCAGATAAGACGTTCCTGACATTACAGTCAGattttacaagattagctgcatgcttgttccagatcctACTGCACCcatatagatcatcagggctgttaggcaactggtattttttaaaagaaaataattatagcagcctccatatgcttctcacttcagttgtccttttaaataaATCTGTAATGAAATAAAGTGCCCAtaaggggtacttacctcagtagggaaaagcttctggatcctataggatgcttccccatcctccttagCCAGCACAATCCAGAGCAGAGACCCCTGAACTGTTTGCAACCATAACAAGCCTGTGACGTGCCTCGCCCAGGTGCAGTACAGACTTTTCAATTGGCTTTGGCAGGAATAGCCGAGCCCaaatcggatccgctctactgcgcaggcacctcatATCTGCACAGTACAGCAGACCCAATCAGGCATGGCCATTTCCACCGGCGCCCAAACAGGAAGCCGCAAGTGCGCCTGCGAGAGGCGTGTCACAGGATTGTAATGGTTCTGGATCCGGATGACTACTGCGTTTGCACACACTGCCGACAGGCTTGTCGGTGGATTTTCAAGGAGTGCCAGTGCTGGATCGGGGGGACTGAGAAAGAatggggaagcctctataggatccagaggcttcccactcctgaggcaagctccccccccccccccctcggggcaTTTTACTACCACACCCAAGTCATGCTCAGTAGCAGACCGCTAAGGAAGTTAATCTTAGGAGGCGGGTTCGGACGGCCCTCCCCGGcattggccacgcttggggggggtcgcctgcaccccccagcctcctcctccggggCGCCGCTGAGGTCCCCGagcagtgagagagcttggggccccgcagctccccggttgtatgggggcattgggaagcctcccggtGGCgctccggatagtgctaatgtagcatgaactaattcccgcagggcaaccactttgcggtattggtttttgaccctgcattatttggcatgcgaaagcaaatgcatatttgcatgaataaggccaaatttgctaagccagatatgtcaggtgttcacttggtgtttaatgcacacaaacTCTCTGTGGAAGTACTGTAACCTATACCAGAATAAACACTACCTCCTGTTAGTTCATTGCAGCATTTTGATTGTTGTTTTTGCCAAGAGGTGCCTTGGAGTAAAAAAATGTAAAGACATTGAGTGTGCTCTCACCTGAAAATGTTTTAGAAACAATGGGTTAGGCTACATATCATACAGCATTACATTCATTCTTTCAGAGCTAGGTTTGAAATCCAAGGTTGTAGTAATCTATTCTACCATTTCCTATTATCCTTTTGTACCTTGCAATGCATCCACTGAGCAGATtacttaaagggagcctaaactaaatataaaaaaataaataaatacaaacctTACCTGGATCTTCTACAAGCCCCctacagccaccctgtgcccacgctgtcactAAGTGTTCCACTAGTCCCCCGCGGTGACCCTCTTCTGGCCGACCAGCGAGTCAACGGCCACTGCACAAGcacgcctgcatgcattctctacCACGCTCCACTCCCTGCATGCACAGTAGATATTTTTGTCATACTGCACATACAGAGCGCTCCCGTCCAGGGGAAAGCAATTAGGAGGTGTGTGAACGAGGGTCGCGCATCCATGTAACAGAGGGtcgctgcaagggactggaggatcgctttgtctcggcgtgggcacagggctggttgaagcgccaggtaagttaaagagactccgtaacaaaaattgcatcctgttttttatcatcctacaagttccaaaagctattctaatgtgttctggcttactgcagcattttgtactatcacagtctctgtaataaatcaatgtatctttcccttgtcagacttgtcagcctgtgtctggaaggctgccaagttcttcagtgttgtggttctgctatgcactcccccctcaggggggaaagaaacacacaaatgatctcttgagattcaaaaggaatgctgtatacagcctgcttgtgtatggatgtattttctatgtgtggacatactgtacatcaacctacttcctgttttggtggccattttgtttgtttataaacaaacgttttaaaactgtttttaaccacttttaatgcggcggggagcggcgaaattgtgacagagggtaataggagatgtcccctaacgcactggtatgtttacttttgtgcgattttaacaatacagattctctttaaagtcttcaTTTATTTACTCAGTTTAGGTTCGCTTTAACAAACTCTGACTTGTGGGAGAAGGAGCCcccaaaatatataaaacaattaaaaaagacaGTTGAAAAGGTAAGAGAATGCTTACCACAATAAGGTGCCGATACAAAGATATGAAATAAATTTGGAGCTACACTTTTAAGTGTTATGATGGTCTGCCTAGCTTTCATTGTAAATTGCCTGTTTCTCACCATTTTTATAAAtgaatgtatatgtatattaaaacttatttttttagttTGCTGATACCTAAGGTAACAATGACTTGTGGGGATGATGTGGATGCCTGATATTGTGCTTTTAGAGGACTTGTACCTactagaaaatgaaaaaaaatattcagaATGTAAGAGATTACGAAATACCTTAACTTTCCCTAAAATCTTGGAAATTTTTGCGTCTTCTACAGGATCCATGCGTAAGTACTGGGGCAGAAACAGATATGTCTGAAATGTTCTGACCCTTCACAATAGTCATTTTTTGGAGCCCACAGTTCTCTCTGCTGCAAGCACACACGGACAGACAGCCACTACTTAGTACTTGGTTCTTTTAGCTCCCTATGATACCTGCCTGCCCTTTATATGGTGTCTGATTAACAGGTTGATGTGACAAGGCAGAAAAGCTGAGCTACTAAGGGAATGTAGTGTAACAACTGTATCTGACCTCAAGAATAACTGCACAAATTACAAACCTGGTGACAAAACACTAACCTATATTGCAACTACTACAGTATTACCGCAACAACTATTTACTCATTTGCCTTGAGTTCCCTTTTAAGCTGAGGAATCGCATACAGTTTATAAGCAGTGTGGTTTTGGCAATTAACACTGCTTGGTTGATTCCAAACCACTGGAATAGTCTGAGGTTTGCCATGAAAGCATACTTGCTTCAAGACAACAGTTTTCAGAGCGGATTTATCTTCCTTTTCTAGGAACAGCTTGGGTCATGTTACTGTCACAGCTGTAAACAAACTTCTGCCAGAGTAACATAAGATCTGATTCTGAAATGCAGAACATTTTGTATCTTCTGGAGGGGaggaaaaagaataaaaaaaataaatgtcctTAAAGGTGTTTATGTGAATCTGTCTCACATTAGTACACACGCCCCATGTAACAAGAAGCAGCCCGATTTTTCCATGAGGTTCACCTACAAGGAATGGAAACAGCTACAAAAAGAACAAGACACAAGGACTAAAAATAAGTGGATCTACTACA
Proteins encoded in this region:
- the LOC137504774 gene encoding piggyBac transposable element-derived protein 4-like, which translates into the protein MARRLYSVVEAAAILQQSSSEDESGSDWLPPSSSGSGSESSESEGPPSRRLRRDPSPESADEGPSGLSTAGDSVGDPASGSVGDPASGSVGDPASGSVGNPAEGSVGNPAEGSVADHPTNYITRKWHPTNVPEMKAYVGLTLSMSITPKPQIKMYWSRDLYHNAPLYPAIMRRQRFELLSKFFHLNDNTQSVNHTDPDHDRLFKLRPLLTHLSAVFMDVYTPHREIAVDESLEPFHGRLSMKQYIPSKRARCGVKIYRACESGTGYTFTFKIYEGKDSIMQPAGCPEYISTSGKIVVDLLNPLLHQGYHVYLDNFYTSVPLFKFLFSVQTGACGTVRANRKGLPPQVVNKKLCRGESYALRSEELLALKFHDKREVMMLSTIHTEATVLATSRTEQRTKPEAIVAYNKNMGAVDLADQVLAPYLLRRRRKAWYKKITFFLLQMTMHNAFVVYLKTTTTPTSQQMTFLEFQIQVHKSLMYSPGQIAQQDPIHLENSIRLRERHFPELIPPNEVKKAPLRRCRVCVKHKRRCEKRQLSVVALWTVMAKTEELSEDLRLHIVAAHKSGKGYKAKCFQVPVAAVQSIIQKYKMFRTVGNHRGRGQKPKVTPVLARRIVREVKRIQVLPPRPPWSIWALPVAMSQGRQSNGHCTLFGSTDADQGGPHFSR